One part of the Sus scrofa isolate TJ Tabasco breed Duroc chromosome 8, Sscrofa11.1, whole genome shotgun sequence genome encodes these proteins:
- the TIGD2 gene encoding tigger transposable element-derived protein 2 → MLGKRKRVVLTIKDKLDIIKKLEEGISFKKLSVVYGIGESTVRDIKKNKERIINYANSSDPTSGVSKRKSMKSSTYEELDRVMIEWFNQQKMEGIPVSGTICAKQAKFFFDALGMEGDFNASSGWLTRFKQRHGIPKAAGKGTKLKGDETAAREFCGNFQEFVERENLQPEQIYGADQTGLFWKCLPSRTLAFETEQSASGYRSSRERIIIMCCANATGLHKLNLCVVGKAKKPRAFKGADLSNLPVTYFSQKSAWIEHSVFRQWFEKYFVPQVQKHLKSKGLLEKAVLLLDFPPAHPDEELLRSDDGRIIVKYLPPNVTSLIQPMSQGVLATVKRYYRAGLLQKYMDEGIDPRMFWKNLTVLDAIYEVSRAWNMVKSSTITKAWKKLFPGSEESSGMNIDEGAILAANLATVLQNTEDCEHVDLETIDQWFDSRSNDSSCQVLTDSEGAEDPAKPAEHKPSSKTRRADLNPEKHISHKAALEWTENLLDYLEQQDDMLLSDKLVLRRLRTIIRRKQKIQNNKSR, encoded by the coding sequence ATGCTGGGGAAACGGAAGCGTGTGGTGTTGACAATTAAGGACAAGCTTGACATTATCAAGAAGCTTGAGGAAGGCATCTCTTTCAAAAAACTTTCTGTGGTGTATGGAATTGGTGAGTCCACAGTTCGtgatattaaaaagaacaaggaaaggaTAATAAACTATGCAAACAGCTCAGATCCGACAAGTGGGGTCTCCAAACGGAAGTCGATGAAGTCGTCAACCTATGAGGAGCTTGACAGAGTTATGATCGAGTGGTTCAACCAACAGAAAATGGAGGGGATTCCGGTGTCTGGAACGATTTGCGCAAAACAAGCCAAGTTCTTTTTTGACGCTCTGGGGATGGAAGGTGATTTTAATGCATCGTCTGGCTGGCTGACTCGGTTTAAGCAGCGCCACGGTATTCCAAAGGCTGCTGGtaaaggaacaaaattaaaaggagatGAAACCGCTGCCCGTGAGTTTTGTGGTAACTTTCAGGAATTCGTTGAGAGAGAGAATTTACAACCTGAGCAGATTTATGGAGCTGATCAGACTGGATTGTTTTGGAAATGTCTCCCCTCAAGAACATTAGCTTTTGAAACCGAGCAGAGTGCTTCTGGTTATAGGTCAAGCAGAGAGAGAATTATTATTATGTGTTGTGCAAATGCCACAGGTTTACACAAACTTAATCTTTGTGTGGTGGGAAAAGCCAAAAAACCTCGTGCATTCAAAGGAGCTGACCTTTCAAACCTTCCTGTCACTTATTTCAGTCAAAAGAGTGCATGGATAGAACACTCTGTTTTCCGACAGTGGTTTGAGAAATACtttgtgccacaggtgcagaaacATTTGAAATCCAAGGGGCTTCTAGAAAAAGCCGTGCTGCTTTTGGATTTCCCCCCGGCGCATCCAGACGAAGAACTGCTGAGGTCAGATGACGGCAGAATAATTGTGAAATATTTACCACCAAATGTCACCAGTCTCATTCAGCCTATGAGCCAAGGCGTTCTAGCCACAGTGAAAAGATACTACCGAGCAGGACTTCTCCAGAAATACATGGATGAAGGAATTGACCCCAGAATGTTCTGGAAGAACTTGACCGTGTTAGACGCAATTTATGAAGTGTCGAGGGCGTGGAACATGGTAAAGTCAAGTACCATAACCAAAGCCTGGAAAAAACTCTTCCCTGGCAGCGAAGAGAGCTCAGGCATGAACATTGACGAAGGAGCCATTTTAGCGGCTAACTTAGCCACCGTTTTGCAAAACACAGAAGACTGTGAACATGTTGACCTTGAGACTATCGACCAGTGGTTTGACTCCCGGAGCAATGACTCGAGCTGTCAGGTGCTAACTGACAGTGAAGGTGCTGAGGACCCGGCCAAGCCTGCCGAGCACAAGCCCTCCAGCAAGACGCGAAGAGCAGACCTGAATCCAGAGAAGCATATTAGCCATAAAGCTGCCCTCGAATGGACCGAGAATTTACTGGATTATCTAGAACAACAAGATGACATGCTTCTGTCGGATAAACTGGTCCTGCGGAGGCTTCGAACCATaataagaaggaaacagaagatcCAGAATAACAAGAGTCGTTGA